A DNA window from Brassica napus cultivar Da-Ae chromosome A4, Da-Ae, whole genome shotgun sequence contains the following coding sequences:
- the LOC106348361 gene encoding uncharacterized protein LOC106348361 isoform X2 — protein sequence MTTSFIFLYTTSPPSLLFGLLSQINPLCLSLQSRVCSLSLMMEEKKQLDFNRPLISIRRPIQPDSKRRSSDSVTNKIPPSPPVYKSDINSGPVRNPGTVPFQWEHKPGKPKDETKPELQSVVVEQHFVPKLPPGRIVKAREPEELVRKPETRTNHVEDAKSCSSWYDDDESDDTYLDATDTLSRSESFFFNCSNVSGQGMLVEPFGTLSSDRQTQDLMMGRFLPAAKALTSETPPHLARKPPKPEEPARRIVVVKEKQNKADQNPYRFHHSPVEEEEDGDTNSMMASGVCGLLPQICLRSSFGVLNPVPSVRRQAQRGVSVRRMRSKYQDPTTTTPCNENHKVKLNGSSTPEGKERLENLSSASRTKTSKNFGELLASDDNTWEPSSEAPVVEKTLYVDTVHSVDKKVQEESLLKDYPSLEVVPVKEDVQNLNGASEEAISGLKVEECADQAFAEVVEITKEKSDLEVKLQQGNKTDLESSRFHHHHIVAPPPLPKAPSDSWLKRTLPTIPSKNNSFTWLQSLGIDDNNNQITKSIQENLKWETMVKTSNTQQGFVCISKDTLNPIPEA from the exons ATGACAACCTCATTTATATTCCTTTACACCACCTCTCCCCCTTCATTATTATTTGGTCTTCTCTCCCAAATCAatcctctctgtctctctcttcaATCCCGCGTTTGCTCACTG AGTTTAATGATGGAAGAGAAGAAGCAACTAGATTTCAACCGCCCTCTTATATCCATTAGACGGCCTATACAACCCGATAGCAAAAGAAGATCTTCTGATTCAGTAACCAACAAGATCCCTCCTTCTCCACCGGTTTACAAGTCTGACATCAACTCAGGTCCTGTGAGGAATCCAGGAACTGTCCCTTTTCAATGGGAACACAAGCCTGGAAAGCCGAAAGACGAAACTAAACCTGAGTTACAAAGTGTTGTTGTTGAGCAACATTTTGTACCAAAGCTTCCTCCTGGGAGGATTGTGAAAGCTAGAGAACCAGAAGAGTTAGTGAGGAAGCCTGAAACTAGAACTAATCATGTGGAGGATGCAAAGAGTTGTAGTTCTtggtatgatgatgatgagagtgATGATACTTATCTTGATGCAACTGATACACTTTCAAGATCTGAGTCATTCTTCTTCAACTGTAGTAATGTTAGTGGTCAGGGGATGCTAGTAGAGCCGTTTGGAACCTTATCGAGTGACCGACAAACTCAGGATCTAATGATGGGGAGATTCTTGCCTGCTGCTAAAGCCTTGACTTCGGAGACACCTCCACATCTTGCTAGAAAACCGCCTAAACCAGAGGAACCGGCTAGGCGGATAGTGGTGGTTAAGgagaaacaaaacaaagcaGACCAAAACCCATACCGGTTTCATCATTCTCCtgttgaagaagaggaagatggaGACACGAACAGCATGATGGCTTCTGGTGTTTGTGGATTACTCCCTCAGATTTGCCTGAGAAGCTCTTTTGGAGTGTTGAATCCAGTTCCGTCTGTGAGAAGGCAGGCACAGAGAGGTGTTTCTGTTCGCCGCATGCGTTCTAAGTATCAAGATCCTACTACTACTACACCTTGTAATGAGAATCATAAGGTGAAGCTAAATGGATCTTCTACTCCAGAAGGGAAAGAGAGACTAGAGAACTTGAGCTCAGCTTCACGCACTAAAACCAGCAAGAACTTTGGTGAGCTCTTGGCTAGTGATGACAATACATGGGAGCCTTCTTCTGAGGCTCCTGTTGTTGAGAAAACTCTGTATGTAGACACTGTGCATTCAGTAGACAAGAAGGTACAAGAAGAGTCTTTATTAAAAGATTATCCTTCACTAGAAGTTGTTCCTGTTAAAGAAGATGTTCAAAACTTGAATGGAGCAAGTGAAGAAGCTATCTCAGGTCTAAAAGTTGAAGAATGTGCTGATCAGGCTTTTGCTGAAGTAGTAGAGATTACAAAGGAGAAGAGTGATCTTGAAGTCAAACTGCAGCAGGGCAACAAAACGGATCTTGAAAGTTCAaggtttcatcatcatcacattgTTGCACCACCACCATTACCAAAAGCTCCTTCAGATTCTTGGTTAAAGCGTACGTTGCCAACAATCCCATCAAAGAACAACTCATTCACATGGTTGCAGTCTCTTGGCATTGatgataataataatcaaatcaCCAAGAGTATTCAAGAAAATCTCAAGTGGGAAACTATGGTCAAAACCTCCAATACACAACAAGGGTTTGTGTGCATCTCCAAG GACACACTCAACCCTATACCAGAGGCATAG
- the LOC111215080 gene encoding 50S ribosomal subunit assembly factor BipA-like has product MAGPLLRSLWSNTTRRSFSSSQSPHLKSRFSLSSLRAFSAATASTAAAGAPSSSLDPNRLRNVAVIAHVDHGKTTLMDRILRQCGADIPHERAMDSINLERERGITISSKVTSVFWKDNELNMVDTPGHADFGGEVERVVGMVEGAILVVDAGEGPLAQTKFVLAKALTYGLRPILLLNKVDRPSVSEERCDEVESLVFDLFANLGATEEQLDFPVLYASAKEGWASSTFTKEPPADAKNMSQLLDAVVKYVPPPKADLDEPFLMLVSMMEKDFYLGRILTGRVSSGVVRVGDKISGLRQTETGSSEKIEEAKVVKLMKKKGTTIVSIDAAGAGDIICMAGLTAPSIGHTVASVEVTTALPAVELDPPTISMTFGVNDSPLAGRDGTQLTGGKIGDRLLAEAETNLAINVIPGLSESFEVQGRGELQLGILIENMRREGFELSVSPPKVMYKTENKLKLEPIEEVIIEINEEHVGSVMEALSHRRAEVTDMGPVPGNDGRTRLTLTCPSRGLVGYRCVFSSDTRGTGFMHRAFLRYEKYRGPLGNVRKGVLVSMGYGTITSHSLMGLEARGTLFVSPGLDSYDGMIIGEHSRDTDLDVNPVKAKELTNIRSANKDENVKLSPPRLMTLEEAIGYVASDELIEVTPKRIRLRKRCLDVTKRKSQSKRAKD; this is encoded by the exons ATGGCGGGTCCTCTGCTTCGATCTCTCTGGTCAAACACCACTCGAAGAtccttctcctcctctcaaTCTCCCCATCTCAAATCAAGATTCTCCCTCTCCTCCTTACGCGCCTTCTCCGCCGCCACAGCTTCCACGGCCGCCGCCGGAGCTCCCAGCAGCTCGCTAGATCCCAACCGTCTCCGTAACGTGGCTGTGATAGCTCATGTCGATCACGGGAAGACAACGCTCATGGACAGGATTCTCCGTCAGTGCGGAGCCGATATCCCTCACGAGCGTGCCATGGATTCGATCAACCTCGAGCGTGAGCGAGGGATCACTATCTCTTCAAAG GTGACGTCCGTGTTTTGGAAGGACAATGAACTTAACATGGTGGATACACCTGGTCACGCTGATTTTGGTGGGGAG GTGGAACGAGTTGTTGGTATGGTAGAAGGAGCTATATTAGTTGTTGATGCTGGAGAAGGACCTCTTGCACAGACAAAGTTTGTTCTTGCTAAGGCCTTGACGTATGGGCTACGCCCTATTCTTCTCTTGAACAAGGTTGATCGACCTTCAG TTTCAGAAGAGAGGTGTGATGAAGTGGAGAGTCTGGTGTTTGATCTTTTTGCAAATCTTGGTGCTACAg AGGAACAACTAGACTTTCCGGTGCTTTATGCATCGGCAAAGGAAGGATGGGCATCGTCTACCTTCACCAAAGAACCTCCTGCAGATGCGAAGAATATGTCACAGTTGCTTGATGCTGTAGTTAAATATGTTCCCCCACCAAAAGCAGACCTTGATGAGCCTTTTCTAATGCtg GTTTCAATGATGGAGAAGGACTTCTATCTCGGACGTATATTAACTGGAAGAGTATCTTCTGGAGTTGTCCGTGTAGGGGACAAAATTAGTGGACTACGCCAAACTGAAACCGGCTCCTCCGAGAAAATAGAAGAAGCAAAG GTTGTGAAGCTGATGAAAAAGAAAGGTACGACCATAGTTTCAATTGACGCTGCTGGAGCTGGTGATATCATCTGCATGGCTGGTCTGACAGCTCCATCAATAGGTCACACGGTGGCTAGTGTAGAG GTCACAACTGCGTTACCTGCTGTTGAACTGGATCCACCAACAATTTCTATGACGTTTGGTGTCAATGACTCTCCTCTGGCTGGTCGTGATGGCACCCAA TTAACCGGAGGGAAAATTGGGGACCGGCTATTGGCGGaggctgaaacaaatcttgccATAAACGTTATTCCAGGGTTGTCAGAGTCATTTGAAGTCCAAGGGAGAGGAGAACTTCAACTTG GTATCTTGATTGAGAATATGAGACGTGAAGGTTTCGAGCTCTCCGTCTCACCACCTAAAGTCAT GTACAAAACTGAAAACAAACTAAAGCTTGAACCAATAGAAGAGGTGATAATTGAGATTAATGAAGAGCACGTAGGATCAGTGATGGAAGCTCTATCCCATAGGCGGGCTGAAGTTACTGACATGGGTCCTGTCCCTGGAAATGATGGTAGGACGAGACTCACATTAACTTGTCCTTCAAG AGGTTTGGTTGGGTACAGATGTGTGTTTAGCAGCGACACCCGTGGAACTGGATTCATGCATCGTGCTTTCCTAA GATATGAAAAGTACCGAGGTCCACTTGGCAATGTTAGGAAAGGAGTATTG GTGTCGATGGGATATGGAACAATTACATCTCATTCACTGATGGGTTTGGAAGCTCGTGGGACTCTCTTTGTGTCTCCAGGGCTGGAC tcaTACGATGGCATGATTATTGGTGAGCACTCACGAGATACAGATCTTGAT GTTAACCCGGTTAAGGCCAAAGAGCTTACCAACATTCGATCTGCTAACAAAGACGAAAATGTGAAGCTGTCTCCACCTCGCCTC ATGACACTTGAGGAAGCTATAGGATACGTTGCCTCAGATGAACTTATTGAG GTCACTCCAAAGAGGATTCGGTTGAGGAAGAGATGTCTAGACGTTACCAAGCGTAAATCCCAGAGCAAACGAGCCAAAGATTAA
- the LOC125608403 gene encoding protein CONSERVED ONLY IN THE GREEN LINEAGE 160, chloroplastic, producing the protein MAIRTYISATSTTPPIPQDPSRSPLPTKIILPNKKPEKWSTGVAPGEYGGPPTTTKLRKYWGGEKEDPITSKDLIWNRDFMDQMKKLFDSPDDAPLDPSPSKEESSGFLSFSRVMSLDSMDVDLSKELASSSSKSVLRDLEASKSEARKQMSKARVSPKWKLAPTRREQDKWDRATKAATGGSDVMLRDVRRPRGDPEVLAAESREQYFKLKNKLQLLTVGIGGVGLVSAYISYTPEITLSFGAGLMGSLAYMRMLGNTVDAMADGARGVMKGASGQPRLLVPVVLVMIFNRWNAILVPEYGFMHLELIPMLVGFFTYKIATFFQAIEEAITISTQKD; encoded by the exons ATGGCGATCCGTACCTACATCTCAGCAACCTCCACCACCCCGCCGATTCCTCAGGACCCTTCACGCAGTCCCCTACCAACCAAAATCATCCTACCCAACAAGAAACCGGAGAAATGGTCCACCGGCGTCGCTCCGGGAGAGTACGGTGGTCCTCCGACCACCACGAAGCTTCGAAAGTACTGGGGAGGAGAGAAAGAAGACCCCATTACCTCCAAGGACTTGATATGGAACAGAGACTTCATGGATCAGATGAAGAAGCTGTTCGATTCCCCTGATGATGCTCCTCTAGACCCATCTCCCTCTAAG GAAGAGTCATCTGGGTTTCTGAGCTTTAGTAGAGTTATGAGTCTTGACAG TATGGATGTTGATTTAAGCAAGGAGCTTGCATCGTCTTCTTCCAAATCCGTCTTAAGAGATCTTGAAGCTTCCAAATCCGAAGCCAGAAAGCAGATG AGTAAAGCTAGAGTGTCTCCTAAATGGAAGCTGGCACCTACCCGTCGAGAGCAGGATAAATGGGATAGAGCAACCAAGGCTGCAACTGGTGGCAGT GATGTGATGTTAAGGGACGTGAGGCGGCCACGTGGTGACCCAGAAGTGTTGGCTGCTGAATCCAGGGAACAATATTTCAAG CTGAAGAATAAGCTCCAGCTTCTCACAGTTGGCATTGGTGGTGTAGGTTTAGTCTCAGCTTATATTTCTTACACCCCTGAGATTACACTTAG TTTTGGTGCTGGCTTGATGGGTTCATTAGCATACATGAGAATGCTTGGTAACACTGTAGACGCCATGGCAGATGGAGCCAGAGGAGTTATGAA AGGTGCATCTGGACAGCCACGCTTACTTGTCCCCGTTGTGTTGGTTATGATATTCAATAGATGGAACGC AATACTTGTTCCTGAGTATGGATTCATGCACTTGGAGTTGATACCTATGTTGGTTGGGTTCTTTACTTACAAAATTGCTACATTCTTTCAAGCTATAGAAGAAGCCATCACCATTTCTACTCAAAAAGACTGA
- the LOC106348361 gene encoding uncharacterized protein LOC106348361 isoform X1 produces the protein MTTSFIFLYTTSPPSLLFGLLSQINPLCLSLQSRVCSLKLTDFMLMESLMMEEKKQLDFNRPLISIRRPIQPDSKRRSSDSVTNKIPPSPPVYKSDINSGPVRNPGTVPFQWEHKPGKPKDETKPELQSVVVEQHFVPKLPPGRIVKAREPEELVRKPETRTNHVEDAKSCSSWYDDDESDDTYLDATDTLSRSESFFFNCSNVSGQGMLVEPFGTLSSDRQTQDLMMGRFLPAAKALTSETPPHLARKPPKPEEPARRIVVVKEKQNKADQNPYRFHHSPVEEEEDGDTNSMMASGVCGLLPQICLRSSFGVLNPVPSVRRQAQRGVSVRRMRSKYQDPTTTTPCNENHKVKLNGSSTPEGKERLENLSSASRTKTSKNFGELLASDDNTWEPSSEAPVVEKTLYVDTVHSVDKKVQEESLLKDYPSLEVVPVKEDVQNLNGASEEAISGLKVEECADQAFAEVVEITKEKSDLEVKLQQGNKTDLESSRFHHHHIVAPPPLPKAPSDSWLKRTLPTIPSKNNSFTWLQSLGIDDNNNQITKSIQENLKWETMVKTSNTQQGFVCISKDTLNPIPEA, from the exons ATGACAACCTCATTTATATTCCTTTACACCACCTCTCCCCCTTCATTATTATTTGGTCTTCTCTCCCAAATCAatcctctctgtctctctcttcaATCCCGCGTTTGCTCACTG AAACTAACTGATTTCATGTTAATGGAGAGTTTAATGATGGAAGAGAAGAAGCAACTAGATTTCAACCGCCCTCTTATATCCATTAGACGGCCTATACAACCCGATAGCAAAAGAAGATCTTCTGATTCAGTAACCAACAAGATCCCTCCTTCTCCACCGGTTTACAAGTCTGACATCAACTCAGGTCCTGTGAGGAATCCAGGAACTGTCCCTTTTCAATGGGAACACAAGCCTGGAAAGCCGAAAGACGAAACTAAACCTGAGTTACAAAGTGTTGTTGTTGAGCAACATTTTGTACCAAAGCTTCCTCCTGGGAGGATTGTGAAAGCTAGAGAACCAGAAGAGTTAGTGAGGAAGCCTGAAACTAGAACTAATCATGTGGAGGATGCAAAGAGTTGTAGTTCTtggtatgatgatgatgagagtgATGATACTTATCTTGATGCAACTGATACACTTTCAAGATCTGAGTCATTCTTCTTCAACTGTAGTAATGTTAGTGGTCAGGGGATGCTAGTAGAGCCGTTTGGAACCTTATCGAGTGACCGACAAACTCAGGATCTAATGATGGGGAGATTCTTGCCTGCTGCTAAAGCCTTGACTTCGGAGACACCTCCACATCTTGCTAGAAAACCGCCTAAACCAGAGGAACCGGCTAGGCGGATAGTGGTGGTTAAGgagaaacaaaacaaagcaGACCAAAACCCATACCGGTTTCATCATTCTCCtgttgaagaagaggaagatggaGACACGAACAGCATGATGGCTTCTGGTGTTTGTGGATTACTCCCTCAGATTTGCCTGAGAAGCTCTTTTGGAGTGTTGAATCCAGTTCCGTCTGTGAGAAGGCAGGCACAGAGAGGTGTTTCTGTTCGCCGCATGCGTTCTAAGTATCAAGATCCTACTACTACTACACCTTGTAATGAGAATCATAAGGTGAAGCTAAATGGATCTTCTACTCCAGAAGGGAAAGAGAGACTAGAGAACTTGAGCTCAGCTTCACGCACTAAAACCAGCAAGAACTTTGGTGAGCTCTTGGCTAGTGATGACAATACATGGGAGCCTTCTTCTGAGGCTCCTGTTGTTGAGAAAACTCTGTATGTAGACACTGTGCATTCAGTAGACAAGAAGGTACAAGAAGAGTCTTTATTAAAAGATTATCCTTCACTAGAAGTTGTTCCTGTTAAAGAAGATGTTCAAAACTTGAATGGAGCAAGTGAAGAAGCTATCTCAGGTCTAAAAGTTGAAGAATGTGCTGATCAGGCTTTTGCTGAAGTAGTAGAGATTACAAAGGAGAAGAGTGATCTTGAAGTCAAACTGCAGCAGGGCAACAAAACGGATCTTGAAAGTTCAaggtttcatcatcatcacattgTTGCACCACCACCATTACCAAAAGCTCCTTCAGATTCTTGGTTAAAGCGTACGTTGCCAACAATCCCATCAAAGAACAACTCATTCACATGGTTGCAGTCTCTTGGCATTGatgataataataatcaaatcaCCAAGAGTATTCAAGAAAATCTCAAGTGGGAAACTATGGTCAAAACCTCCAATACACAACAAGGGTTTGTGTGCATCTCCAAG GACACACTCAACCCTATACCAGAGGCATAG
- the LOC106348359 gene encoding serine/threonine-protein kinase EDR1 gives MKEKRDESSELAERVKSLSVESPGDGLIRESPRSVEQDVSPGQRAAQLLWDTGMLCEPIPNGFYSVVPDKRVKEVYNRLPTPSELHALGEEGVRIEVILVDFQKDKKLAMLKQLITTLVSGSNPASVIKKIAGTVSDFYKRPTLESPSKLALEENAFLFENHGAQLLGQIKRGCCRARAILFKVLADTVGLESRLVVGLPNDGTVDCLDTSKHMSVTVVINSVELLVDLIRFPGQLVPRSAKAIFMAHISPAGESDSAENDSCDSPLEPNSPLYERRDPESTEKDENLQFHRRLEGYPHASGPSLHNLMVRPATASNFSHSEPNVATVFWRRSRRKVIAEQRTASSSPEHPSMRSRGRSMLSTGRNSFKDYTGDASPSSSSTSEIRKTRRRSFRITPEIGDDIANAVREMYEKSKQTRLLHGREDGNSSGINSNVSGLRLDDEFNSKKTMSLPSSPHAYRSQGFGRRGPSDFAVKDTWNKVVESTTLQNQPLLPYQEWDIDFSELTVGTRVGIGFFGEVFRGVWNGTDVAIKLFLEQDLTAENMEDFCNEISILSRVRHPNVVLFLGACTKPPRLSMITEYMELGSLYYLIHMSGQKKKLSWHRRLRMLRDICRGLMCIHRMKIVHRDLKSANCLVDKHWTVKICDFGLSRIMTDENMKDTSSAGTPEWMAPELIRQEPFTEKCDIFSLGVIMWELSTLRKPWEGVPPQKVIFAVAHEKSRLEIPDGPLSKLIADCWAEPQERPSCEEILRGLLDCEYTLC, from the exons ATGAAAGAGAAACGGGATGAATCTTCAGAGCTTGCGGAAAGGGTTAAGTCACTCTCTGTTGAATCTCCAGGTGATGGTTTGATTAGAGAGTCCCCTAGAAGCGTTGAGCAGGATGTGTCTCCTGGTCAGAGAGCAGCACAGCTTCTTTGGGATACTGGGATGCTTTGTGAACCCATTCCTAATGGTTTCTACTCTGTTGTTCCG GACAAGAGAGTAAAGGAAGTATATAATAGACTACCTACACCGAGTGAGCTTCATGCTTTGGGAGAGGAAGGTGTCAGAATCGAAGTCATTCTtgttgattttcaaaaagataagAAGCTCGCAATGCTGAAACAGTTGATCACTACACTTGTCAGCGGATCAAATCCTGCTTCGGTTATCAAGAAAATAGCTGGAACG GTATCTGACTTTTACAAACGTCCTACACTTGAAAGCCCTTCAAAACTTGCTCTGGAGGAAAACGCCTTCTTGTTTGAAAACCATGGTGCTCAGTTGCTTGGCCAAATCAAGCGTGGGTGCTGTCGTGCTCGGGCTATTTTGTTCAAAGTTCTGGCTGATACTGTTGGACTCGAGAGTCGCCTGGTGGTG GGTCTGCCTAATGATGGGACTGTGGATTGCTTAGACACCAGCAAACACATGTCCGTTACAGTTGTGATAAACTCCGTCGAACTACTAGTTGATCTGATTCGGTTTCCTGGTCAGTTGGTACCTCGATCAGCCAAGGCGATTTTCATGGCACACATCTCACCTGCTGGAGAGAGTGATTCTGCAGAAAACGACTCTTGTGACTCGCCTTTGGAGCCAAATAGTCCTTTATACGAGAGAAGAGATCCCGAGAG TACAGAAAAAGATGAGAATCTTCAGTTTCATCGGAGGTTAGAAGGATATCCACATGCTTCGGGTCCATCACTGCATAATTTGATGGTCAGACCTGCTACAGCTag TAACTTCTCGCATAGTGAACCAAATGTTGCCACTGTGTTCTGGAGACGTAGCCGCAGAAAAGTGATTGCTGAACAGAGAACTGCTAGCTCCAG CCCAGAGCACCCATCTATGCGATCACGTGGACGATCAATGCTGAGTACTGGAAGGAATTCATTTAAGGACTACACTGGTGACGCATCTCCTTCAAG TTCATCCACATCAGAAATACGTAAAACTAGACGGCGAAGTTTCAGGATCACACCAGAGATTGGGGATGACATTGCAAA CGCGGTACGAGAAATGTATGAGAAATCAAAGCAAACACGTCTCTTGCATGGACGAGAGGATGGAAACAGCTCAGGTATCAATAGCAAT GTGTCTGGTCTCCGTCTTGATGATGAGTTCAATTCCAAGAAGACAATGTCACTGCCGTCATCTCCTCATGCTTACAGGAGTCAAGGATTTGGACGGAGAGGGCCTTCAGATTTCGCCGTGAAGGACACGTGGAATAAAGTGGTTGAGTCTACCACACTGCAGAATCAGCCTTTGTTACCGTATCAAGAATGGGACATTGACTTCTCTGAGCTGACTGTTGGAACTCGCGTGGGGATTG GATTTTTTGGTGAAGTTTTTCGTGGAGTGTGGAATGGGACAGATGTTGCAATCAAACTGTTTCTGGAGCAGGATCTTACTGCCGAAAACATGGAAGACTTCTGTAATGAGATATCGATTCTCAGCCGTGTTCGCCACCCAAATG TTGTGCTATTTCTGGGGGCATGCACAAAACCTCCACGGTTATCCATGATCACGGAGTACATGGAGCTGGGATCTTTGTATTACTTGATTCATATGAGTGGCCAGAAGAAGAAACTTAGCTGGCACAGAAGGCTCAGGATGCTTAGAGACATCTGCAG GGGTTTGATGTGCATACACCGGATGAAGATAGTCCACCGTGACCTGAAAAGTGCAAACTGTCTGGTGGACAAACATTGGACGGTCAAGATCTGTGATTTTGGGCTGTCGAGAATAATGACTGATGAAAACATGAAGGACACTTCATCTGCTGGTACACCAGAGTGGATGGCTCCAGAACTCATTCGCCAGGAGCCTTTTACAGAGAAGTGTGATATCTTTAGTCTTGGGGTCATCATGTGGGAGCTTTCTACTTTACGTAAACCATGGGAAGGTGTTCCACCTCAGAAG gtTATATTTGCTGTTGCTCATGAAAAGTCACGTCTTGAGATTCCTGATGGTCCACTCAGCAAGCTAATTGCAG ATTGTTGGGCAGAGCCTCAAGAACGCCCAAGTTGTGAAGAGATACTTAGAGGCTTGCTTGACTGTGAGTACACATTGTGTTAG
- the LOC111215079 gene encoding putative BTB/POZ domain-containing protein At2g40450 yields the protein MSTRSNKDIFVRGFAKALEEKWQVDVQLKARDSDEGVSILAHKLVLASRSEVLKKILELDEFKAPSQPTVTFSELKHEELEAFVKFIYSDGSKLSAKAKEHVSIIVMAKQSNLNIFLDGFAHILEEQWQVDVLLKAGDSDPDAAISAHKLVLAARSKVFKKMLEEDECKTSSEKEIITLSEMKHEELKALVEFIYSDGSTPCAGHARSLYLAADKYEIPHLRDLTRNELISSLNASNALDVYELAQIPFDDALNNAALSCIRMNIATIAYSDELKLFAESNPNLTVEIMKACVEQSRIRNYTFCILE from the exons ATGTCAACAAGGTCCAACAAGGACATTTTCGTGCGTGGATTTGCAAAGGCTTTGGAAGAAAAATGGCAAGTCGATGTACAACTAAAAGCAAGGGACAGTGATGAGGGTGTATCCATCCTTGCACACAAACTTGTCCTG GCATCAAGGTCAGAGGTGTTAAAGAAAATACTGGAACTAGACGAGTTCAAAGCTCCATCTCAACCG ACAGTCACTTTCTCGGAGCTGAAACATGAGGAGTTAGAGGCTTTTGTCAAATTCATCTACAGTGACGGCTCTAAGCTTTCTGCGAAAGCAAAAGAACACGTTAG TATTATCGTTATGGCAAAACAGAGCAATCTAAACATTTTCTTAGATGGGTTTGCACATATCTTAGAAGAACAATGGCAAGTTGATGTGCTGCTCAAGGCAGGAGACAGCGATCCAGATGCAGCAATCTCCGCTCACAAACTTGTTCTG GCTGCAAGATCAAAGGTCTTTAAGAAGATGCTGGAGGAGGATGAGTGCAAGACTTCGTCTGAGAAAGAGATAATCACTCTCTCTGAGATGAAACACGAAGAGCTAAAGGCTTTGGTAGAGTTCATATACAGTGATGGCTCAACGCCTTGTGCAGGGCATGCTCGATCACTTTATCTAGCAGCGGATAAATATGAGATCCCGCATCTACGAGACCTGACCAGAAACGAACTTATATCTTCTCTGAACGCATCTAATGCTCTTGACGTTTATGAGCTTGCCCAAATCCCTTTCGATGACGCACTAAACAATGCTGCCTTAAGCTGTATCCGAATGAATATAGCTACAATTGCTTACTCTGATGAGCTCAAGCTGTTTGCAGAGAGTAACCCAAATCTTACAGTGGAGATAATGAAGGCCTGTGTTGAACAGAGTAGAATCAGAAACTACACTTTTTGCATTCTTGAGTAG